In the genome of Populus alba chromosome 11, ASM523922v2, whole genome shotgun sequence, one region contains:
- the LOC118047502 gene encoding G-type lectin S-receptor-like serine/threonine-protein kinase At4g27290 isoform X5: MPGNQELWQSADWSGGCVRRMPLDCKNGDGFIKYSNVKVPQANNWMVNISMTTEECRTECLKNCSCMAYANSDVIAKSGCFLWFDEHLIDIRQYTDDGQDLYIRMASSEAAAANQGQGGSKWNNKVAVILGSVLAPLLVLCLGICLLIRKKKMEQNRYNSSRGRSRREQIPEDNFTLPYQDEEDLDLPHYDLNTLAIATNGFSFSNLLGEGGFGPVYKGVFNDGQEVAVKRLSKESRQGLDEFMNEVKCIAQLQHRNLVKLLGYCVQLDEKILIYEYMPKKSLDFYINDKKQSKALDWTKRFHIINGISRGLLYLHQDSRLRIIHRDLKPSNILLDEEMNPKISDFGMARSFGGNETGANTKRVVGTYGYMSPEYAIDGLFSIKSDVFSFGVLVLEIVSGKRNRGFHHPGHQLNLVGHAWKLFKEGRALELVDDLIVETCNQNEVMRSIHIGLLCVQHSPGERPSMSTVVLMLGGEGTLAQPNEPGFYTERKLIDASSSSSKQESCSVNEVTVTLIDGR; the protein is encoded by the exons ATGCCGGGAAACCAAGAACTGTGGCAAAGTGCAGATTGGTCTGGTGGATGTGTTCGAAGGATGCCATTGGATTGCAAGAATGGAGATGGATTCATCAAGTATTCCAACGTTAAAGTGCCTCAAGCGAATAATTGGATGGTTAATATAAGCATGACGACGGAAGAATGCAGGACGGAATGCTTGAAGAACTGTTCTTGCATGGCTTATGCCAATTCAGATGTAATAGCAAAAAGTGGATGCTTTCTCTGGTTTGATGAACACCTGATTGATATCAGACAGTATACAGATGATGGGCAGGATCTTTACATTAGGATGGCTTCCTCTGAAGCAG CTGCAGCAAATCAAGGTCAAGGGGGCTCCAAATGGAATAACAAAGTTGCTGTTATATTGGGCTCAGTATTGGCACCATTGCTCGTCCTATGCCTGGGCATATGTCTACTCATACGGAAGAAAAAGATGGAGCAAAACAGATATAATAGCAGTCGTGGTAGGTCAA GGAGGGAGCAGATTCCAGAAGATAACTTCACATTACCTTACCAGGATGAGGAGGATCTTGATCTACCACACTATGACTTGAATACATTAGCTATTGCTACCAATGGCTTCTCATTCAGCAATTTGCTTGGGGAGGGTGGATTTGGACCGGTTTATAAG GGTGTGTTTAACGATGGCCAAGAAGTAGCTGTGAAGAGGCTTTCCAAGGAATCCAGACAAGGGCTTGATGAGTTCATGAATGAAGTTAAATGCATTGCACAACTTCAGCACCGAAACCTTGTAAAGCTGCTAGGATATTGCGTTCAACTAGATGAGAAGATTTTGATTTATGAATACATGCCCAAGAAAAGCCTAGACTTCTACATAAATG ATAAAAAGCAAAGCAAGGCCCTGGATTGGACTAAGAGGTTTCATATCATCAATGGCATATCAAGAGGACTTctttatcttcatcaagactCCAGACTAAGAATCATTCATCGAGACCTTAAACCGAGCAACATTTTGCTAGATGAAGAGATGAATCCTAAAATCTCAGACTTTGGCATGGCTAGAAGTTTCGGAGGGAATGAAACAGGAGCAAATACAAAAAGAGTAGTTGGAACATA TGGTTATATGTCGCCGGAGTATGCCATTGACGGTCTATTCTCTATAAAATCCGATGTGTTTAGCTTTGGTGTTTTGGTGTTAGAGATTGTAAGCGGGAAAAGAAACAGGGGATTTCATCATCCAGGACATCAACTCAACCTTGTTGGTCAT GCATGGAAACTGTTCAAAGAGGGAAGAGCCTTGGAGCTGGTCGATGATTTGATAGTGGAAACCTGTAATCAAAATGAAGTGATGAGGTCAATCCATATTGGTCTATTATGCGTTCAACACTCCCCAGGAGAGAGGCCAAGTATGTCAACAGTGGTACTGATGCTGGGTGGTGAGGGGACACTGGCTCAACCAAACGAGCCAGGTTTTTACACAGAAAGAAAGTTGATTGATGCAAGTTCTTCATCAAGCAAGCAAGAATCTTGCTCTGTCAATGAAGTTACTGTCACATTAATTGATGGTAGATAA
- the LOC118047502 gene encoding G-type lectin S-receptor-like serine/threonine-protein kinase At4g27290 isoform X6, which yields METRDTENARREQIPEDNFTLPYQDEEDLDLPHYDLNTLAIATNGFSFSNLLGEGGFGPVYKGVFNDGQEVAVKRLSKESRQGLDEFMNEVKCIAQLQHRNLVKLLGYCVQLDEKILIYEYMPKKSLDFYINDKKQSKALDWTKRFHIINGISRGLLYLHQDSRLRIIHRDLKPSNILLDEEMNPKISDFGMARSFGGNETGANTKRVVGTYGYMSPEYAIDGLFSIKSDVFSFGVLVLEIVSGKRNRGFHHPGHQLNLVGHAWKLFKEGRALELVDDLIVETCNQNEVMRSIHIGLLCVQHSPGERPSMSTVVLMLGGEGTLAQPNEPGFYTERKLIDASSSSSKQESCSVNEVTVTLIDGR from the exons ATGGAAACTCGTGATACTGAAAATGCAA GGAGGGAGCAGATTCCAGAAGATAACTTCACATTACCTTACCAGGATGAGGAGGATCTTGATCTACCACACTATGACTTGAATACATTAGCTATTGCTACCAATGGCTTCTCATTCAGCAATTTGCTTGGGGAGGGTGGATTTGGACCGGTTTATAAG GGTGTGTTTAACGATGGCCAAGAAGTAGCTGTGAAGAGGCTTTCCAAGGAATCCAGACAAGGGCTTGATGAGTTCATGAATGAAGTTAAATGCATTGCACAACTTCAGCACCGAAACCTTGTAAAGCTGCTAGGATATTGCGTTCAACTAGATGAGAAGATTTTGATTTATGAATACATGCCCAAGAAAAGCCTAGACTTCTACATAAATG ATAAAAAGCAAAGCAAGGCCCTGGATTGGACTAAGAGGTTTCATATCATCAATGGCATATCAAGAGGACTTctttatcttcatcaagactCCAGACTAAGAATCATTCATCGAGACCTTAAACCGAGCAACATTTTGCTAGATGAAGAGATGAATCCTAAAATCTCAGACTTTGGCATGGCTAGAAGTTTCGGAGGGAATGAAACAGGAGCAAATACAAAAAGAGTAGTTGGAACATA TGGTTATATGTCGCCGGAGTATGCCATTGACGGTCTATTCTCTATAAAATCCGATGTGTTTAGCTTTGGTGTTTTGGTGTTAGAGATTGTAAGCGGGAAAAGAAACAGGGGATTTCATCATCCAGGACATCAACTCAACCTTGTTGGTCAT GCATGGAAACTGTTCAAAGAGGGAAGAGCCTTGGAGCTGGTCGATGATTTGATAGTGGAAACCTGTAATCAAAATGAAGTGATGAGGTCAATCCATATTGGTCTATTATGCGTTCAACACTCCCCAGGAGAGAGGCCAAGTATGTCAACAGTGGTACTGATGCTGGGTGGTGAGGGGACACTGGCTCAACCAAACGAGCCAGGTTTTTACACAGAAAGAAAGTTGATTGATGCAAGTTCTTCATCAAGCAAGCAAGAATCTTGCTCTGTCAATGAAGTTACTGTCACATTAATTGATGGTAGATAA
- the LOC118047502 gene encoding G-type lectin S-receptor-like serine/threonine-protein kinase At4g27290 isoform X2 has product MPLPVSLKLKEILLETEMKSLGLGLTLLFCLCFSSSFTKSLAADTIAANQNITDGETIVSSGGNYGMGFFSPGNSTQRYLGIWHNRISKGTVVWVANREKPITDKSGVFKVDERGILMLYNQNSSVIWSSSISRQARNPVAQLLETGNLAVRNLDDPSPENFLWQSFHHPGNTFLPGMKVGRIASGLDVIISSWKSTDDPSPGDYTFEVDPMRLELVVNRNSNLKARSGPWNGIGFSGLPYLKPDPIYNYTFVFNDKEAYFTFNLFNISVITTLVLSEEGIMNRLTWIDRTNSWIVYASAPADNCDNYNLCGAYGRCNIGTSPACSCLDRFMPGNQELWQSADWSGGCVRRMPLDCKNGDGFIKYSNVKVPQANNWMVNISMTTEECRTECLKNCSCMAYANSDVIAKSGCFLWFDEHLIDIRQYTDDGQDLYIRMASSEAANQGQGGSKWNNKVAVILGSVLAPLLVLCLGICLLIRKKKMEQNRYNSSRGRSRREQIPEDNFTLPYQDEEDLDLPHYDLNTLAIATNGFSFSNLLGEGGFGPVYKGVFNDGQEVAVKRLSKESRQGLDEFMNEVKCIAQLQHRNLVKLLGYCVQLDEKILIYEYMPKKSLDFYINDKKQSKALDWTKRFHIINGISRGLLYLHQDSRLRIIHRDLKPSNILLDEEMNPKISDFGMARSFGGNETGANTKRVVGTYGYMSPEYAIDGLFSIKSDVFSFGVLVLEIVSGKRNRGFHHPGHQLNLVGHAWKLFKEGRALELVDDLIVETCNQNEVMRSIHIGLLCVQHSPGERPSMSTVVLMLGGEGTLAQPNEPGFYTERKLIDASSSSSKQESCSVNEVTVTLIDGR; this is encoded by the exons ATGCCATTGCCGGTTAGTCTCAAACTAAAAGAAATTCTGCTCGAAACAGAGATGAAAAGCCTTGGCCTTGGCCTTACCCTTCTTTTCTgcttatgtttctcttcttctttcacaAAATCCTTGGCAGCAGACACCATAGCTGCAAACCAAAACATCACTGATGGGGAGACCATTGTATCAAGTGGTGGAAACTATGGAATGGGGTTTTTCAGCCCTGGAAATTCCACACAACGATACTTGGGAATATGGCACAACAGGATATCTAAAGGAACAGTTGTTTGGGTTGCCAACAGAGAAAAACCAATCACTGATAAATCCGGAGTTTTCAAGGTCGATGAAAGGGGAATCCTCATGCTTTACAATCAGAACAGCAGTGTTATTTGGTCTTCCAGCATATCGAGGCAAGCTCGAAACCCTGTTGCGCAGCTTCTGGAAACAGGAAATCTTGCTGTCAGAAATCTAGATGATCCAAGCCCGGAAAACTTCTTGTGGCAAAGTTTCCACCATCCGGGGAACACATTTCTACCAGGAATGAAAGTTGGACGTATAGCTTCAGGCTTGGATGTGATCATATCGTCGTGGAAGAGCACAGATGATCCTTCTCCAGGTGATTATACTTTTGAGGTAGACCCCATGCGTTTAGAGTTGGTTGTCAATCGTAATTCAAATTTGAAGGCTCGTTCAGGGCCGTGGAATGGCATCGGGTTTAGTGGTCTGCCTTATTTGAAACCAGATCCAATTTATAACTATACCTTTGTTTTTAATGACAAGGAGGCATACTTCACTTTTAATCTGTTTAACATTTCTGTTATTACAACATTGGTTTTGTCTGAAGAAGGTATCATGAATCGGCTTACTTGGATTGATCGAACTAATAGTTGGATTGTGTACGCGAGCGCACCCGCGGACAACTGcgataattataatttatgtggTGCTTATGGAAGGTGTAACATTGGCACTTCTCCTGCATGCAGTTGTTTGGACAGATTCATGCCGGGAAACCAAGAACTGTGGCAAAGTGCAGATTGGTCTGGTGGATGTGTTCGAAGGATGCCATTGGATTGCAAGAATGGAGATGGATTCATCAAGTATTCCAACGTTAAAGTGCCTCAAGCGAATAATTGGATGGTTAATATAAGCATGACGACGGAAGAATGCAGGACGGAATGCTTGAAGAACTGTTCTTGCATGGCTTATGCCAATTCAGATGTAATAGCAAAAAGTGGATGCTTTCTCTGGTTTGATGAACACCTGATTGATATCAGACAGTATACAGATGATGGGCAGGATCTTTACATTAGGATGGCTTCCTCTGAAGCAG CAAATCAAGGTCAAGGGGGCTCCAAATGGAATAACAAAGTTGCTGTTATATTGGGCTCAGTATTGGCACCATTGCTCGTCCTATGCCTGGGCATATGTCTACTCATACGGAAGAAAAAGATGGAGCAAAACAGATATAATAGCAGTCGTGGTAGGTCAA GGAGGGAGCAGATTCCAGAAGATAACTTCACATTACCTTACCAGGATGAGGAGGATCTTGATCTACCACACTATGACTTGAATACATTAGCTATTGCTACCAATGGCTTCTCATTCAGCAATTTGCTTGGGGAGGGTGGATTTGGACCGGTTTATAAG GGTGTGTTTAACGATGGCCAAGAAGTAGCTGTGAAGAGGCTTTCCAAGGAATCCAGACAAGGGCTTGATGAGTTCATGAATGAAGTTAAATGCATTGCACAACTTCAGCACCGAAACCTTGTAAAGCTGCTAGGATATTGCGTTCAACTAGATGAGAAGATTTTGATTTATGAATACATGCCCAAGAAAAGCCTAGACTTCTACATAAATG ATAAAAAGCAAAGCAAGGCCCTGGATTGGACTAAGAGGTTTCATATCATCAATGGCATATCAAGAGGACTTctttatcttcatcaagactCCAGACTAAGAATCATTCATCGAGACCTTAAACCGAGCAACATTTTGCTAGATGAAGAGATGAATCCTAAAATCTCAGACTTTGGCATGGCTAGAAGTTTCGGAGGGAATGAAACAGGAGCAAATACAAAAAGAGTAGTTGGAACATA TGGTTATATGTCGCCGGAGTATGCCATTGACGGTCTATTCTCTATAAAATCCGATGTGTTTAGCTTTGGTGTTTTGGTGTTAGAGATTGTAAGCGGGAAAAGAAACAGGGGATTTCATCATCCAGGACATCAACTCAACCTTGTTGGTCAT GCATGGAAACTGTTCAAAGAGGGAAGAGCCTTGGAGCTGGTCGATGATTTGATAGTGGAAACCTGTAATCAAAATGAAGTGATGAGGTCAATCCATATTGGTCTATTATGCGTTCAACACTCCCCAGGAGAGAGGCCAAGTATGTCAACAGTGGTACTGATGCTGGGTGGTGAGGGGACACTGGCTCAACCAAACGAGCCAGGTTTTTACACAGAAAGAAAGTTGATTGATGCAAGTTCTTCATCAAGCAAGCAAGAATCTTGCTCTGTCAATGAAGTTACTGTCACATTAATTGATGGTAGATAA
- the LOC118047502 gene encoding G-type lectin S-receptor-like serine/threonine-protein kinase At4g27290 isoform X1, giving the protein MPLPVSLKLKEILLETEMKSLGLGLTLLFCLCFSSSFTKSLAADTIAANQNITDGETIVSSGGNYGMGFFSPGNSTQRYLGIWHNRISKGTVVWVANREKPITDKSGVFKVDERGILMLYNQNSSVIWSSSISRQARNPVAQLLETGNLAVRNLDDPSPENFLWQSFHHPGNTFLPGMKVGRIASGLDVIISSWKSTDDPSPGDYTFEVDPMRLELVVNRNSNLKARSGPWNGIGFSGLPYLKPDPIYNYTFVFNDKEAYFTFNLFNISVITTLVLSEEGIMNRLTWIDRTNSWIVYASAPADNCDNYNLCGAYGRCNIGTSPACSCLDRFMPGNQELWQSADWSGGCVRRMPLDCKNGDGFIKYSNVKVPQANNWMVNISMTTEECRTECLKNCSCMAYANSDVIAKSGCFLWFDEHLIDIRQYTDDGQDLYIRMASSEAAAANQGQGGSKWNNKVAVILGSVLAPLLVLCLGICLLIRKKKMEQNRYNSSRGRSRREQIPEDNFTLPYQDEEDLDLPHYDLNTLAIATNGFSFSNLLGEGGFGPVYKGVFNDGQEVAVKRLSKESRQGLDEFMNEVKCIAQLQHRNLVKLLGYCVQLDEKILIYEYMPKKSLDFYINDKKQSKALDWTKRFHIINGISRGLLYLHQDSRLRIIHRDLKPSNILLDEEMNPKISDFGMARSFGGNETGANTKRVVGTYGYMSPEYAIDGLFSIKSDVFSFGVLVLEIVSGKRNRGFHHPGHQLNLVGHAWKLFKEGRALELVDDLIVETCNQNEVMRSIHIGLLCVQHSPGERPSMSTVVLMLGGEGTLAQPNEPGFYTERKLIDASSSSSKQESCSVNEVTVTLIDGR; this is encoded by the exons ATGCCATTGCCGGTTAGTCTCAAACTAAAAGAAATTCTGCTCGAAACAGAGATGAAAAGCCTTGGCCTTGGCCTTACCCTTCTTTTCTgcttatgtttctcttcttctttcacaAAATCCTTGGCAGCAGACACCATAGCTGCAAACCAAAACATCACTGATGGGGAGACCATTGTATCAAGTGGTGGAAACTATGGAATGGGGTTTTTCAGCCCTGGAAATTCCACACAACGATACTTGGGAATATGGCACAACAGGATATCTAAAGGAACAGTTGTTTGGGTTGCCAACAGAGAAAAACCAATCACTGATAAATCCGGAGTTTTCAAGGTCGATGAAAGGGGAATCCTCATGCTTTACAATCAGAACAGCAGTGTTATTTGGTCTTCCAGCATATCGAGGCAAGCTCGAAACCCTGTTGCGCAGCTTCTGGAAACAGGAAATCTTGCTGTCAGAAATCTAGATGATCCAAGCCCGGAAAACTTCTTGTGGCAAAGTTTCCACCATCCGGGGAACACATTTCTACCAGGAATGAAAGTTGGACGTATAGCTTCAGGCTTGGATGTGATCATATCGTCGTGGAAGAGCACAGATGATCCTTCTCCAGGTGATTATACTTTTGAGGTAGACCCCATGCGTTTAGAGTTGGTTGTCAATCGTAATTCAAATTTGAAGGCTCGTTCAGGGCCGTGGAATGGCATCGGGTTTAGTGGTCTGCCTTATTTGAAACCAGATCCAATTTATAACTATACCTTTGTTTTTAATGACAAGGAGGCATACTTCACTTTTAATCTGTTTAACATTTCTGTTATTACAACATTGGTTTTGTCTGAAGAAGGTATCATGAATCGGCTTACTTGGATTGATCGAACTAATAGTTGGATTGTGTACGCGAGCGCACCCGCGGACAACTGcgataattataatttatgtggTGCTTATGGAAGGTGTAACATTGGCACTTCTCCTGCATGCAGTTGTTTGGACAGATTCATGCCGGGAAACCAAGAACTGTGGCAAAGTGCAGATTGGTCTGGTGGATGTGTTCGAAGGATGCCATTGGATTGCAAGAATGGAGATGGATTCATCAAGTATTCCAACGTTAAAGTGCCTCAAGCGAATAATTGGATGGTTAATATAAGCATGACGACGGAAGAATGCAGGACGGAATGCTTGAAGAACTGTTCTTGCATGGCTTATGCCAATTCAGATGTAATAGCAAAAAGTGGATGCTTTCTCTGGTTTGATGAACACCTGATTGATATCAGACAGTATACAGATGATGGGCAGGATCTTTACATTAGGATGGCTTCCTCTGAAGCAG CTGCAGCAAATCAAGGTCAAGGGGGCTCCAAATGGAATAACAAAGTTGCTGTTATATTGGGCTCAGTATTGGCACCATTGCTCGTCCTATGCCTGGGCATATGTCTACTCATACGGAAGAAAAAGATGGAGCAAAACAGATATAATAGCAGTCGTGGTAGGTCAA GGAGGGAGCAGATTCCAGAAGATAACTTCACATTACCTTACCAGGATGAGGAGGATCTTGATCTACCACACTATGACTTGAATACATTAGCTATTGCTACCAATGGCTTCTCATTCAGCAATTTGCTTGGGGAGGGTGGATTTGGACCGGTTTATAAG GGTGTGTTTAACGATGGCCAAGAAGTAGCTGTGAAGAGGCTTTCCAAGGAATCCAGACAAGGGCTTGATGAGTTCATGAATGAAGTTAAATGCATTGCACAACTTCAGCACCGAAACCTTGTAAAGCTGCTAGGATATTGCGTTCAACTAGATGAGAAGATTTTGATTTATGAATACATGCCCAAGAAAAGCCTAGACTTCTACATAAATG ATAAAAAGCAAAGCAAGGCCCTGGATTGGACTAAGAGGTTTCATATCATCAATGGCATATCAAGAGGACTTctttatcttcatcaagactCCAGACTAAGAATCATTCATCGAGACCTTAAACCGAGCAACATTTTGCTAGATGAAGAGATGAATCCTAAAATCTCAGACTTTGGCATGGCTAGAAGTTTCGGAGGGAATGAAACAGGAGCAAATACAAAAAGAGTAGTTGGAACATA TGGTTATATGTCGCCGGAGTATGCCATTGACGGTCTATTCTCTATAAAATCCGATGTGTTTAGCTTTGGTGTTTTGGTGTTAGAGATTGTAAGCGGGAAAAGAAACAGGGGATTTCATCATCCAGGACATCAACTCAACCTTGTTGGTCAT GCATGGAAACTGTTCAAAGAGGGAAGAGCCTTGGAGCTGGTCGATGATTTGATAGTGGAAACCTGTAATCAAAATGAAGTGATGAGGTCAATCCATATTGGTCTATTATGCGTTCAACACTCCCCAGGAGAGAGGCCAAGTATGTCAACAGTGGTACTGATGCTGGGTGGTGAGGGGACACTGGCTCAACCAAACGAGCCAGGTTTTTACACAGAAAGAAAGTTGATTGATGCAAGTTCTTCATCAAGCAAGCAAGAATCTTGCTCTGTCAATGAAGTTACTGTCACATTAATTGATGGTAGATAA
- the LOC118047502 gene encoding G-type lectin S-receptor-like serine/threonine-protein kinase At4g27290 isoform X4, giving the protein MPLPVSLKLKEILLETEMKSLGLGLTLLFCLCFSSSFTKSLAADTIAANQNITDGETIVSSGGNYGMGFFSPGNSTQRYLGIWHNRISKGTVVWVANREKPITDKSGVFKVDERGILMLYNQNSSVIWSSSISRQARNPVAQLLETGNLAVRNLDDPSPENFLWQSFHHPGNTFLPGMKVGRIASGLDVIISSWKSTDDPSPGIMNRLTWIDRTNSWIVYASAPADNCDNYNLCGAYGRCNIGTSPACSCLDRFMPGNQELWQSADWSGGCVRRMPLDCKNGDGFIKYSNVKVPQANNWMVNISMTTEECRTECLKNCSCMAYANSDVIAKSGCFLWFDEHLIDIRQYTDDGQDLYIRMASSEAAAANQGQGGSKWNNKVAVILGSVLAPLLVLCLGICLLIRKKKMEQNRYNSSRGRSRREQIPEDNFTLPYQDEEDLDLPHYDLNTLAIATNGFSFSNLLGEGGFGPVYKGVFNDGQEVAVKRLSKESRQGLDEFMNEVKCIAQLQHRNLVKLLGYCVQLDEKILIYEYMPKKSLDFYINDKKQSKALDWTKRFHIINGISRGLLYLHQDSRLRIIHRDLKPSNILLDEEMNPKISDFGMARSFGGNETGANTKRVVGTYGYMSPEYAIDGLFSIKSDVFSFGVLVLEIVSGKRNRGFHHPGHQLNLVGHAWKLFKEGRALELVDDLIVETCNQNEVMRSIHIGLLCVQHSPGERPSMSTVVLMLGGEGTLAQPNEPGFYTERKLIDASSSSSKQESCSVNEVTVTLIDGR; this is encoded by the exons ATGCCATTGCCGGTTAGTCTCAAACTAAAAGAAATTCTGCTCGAAACAGAGATGAAAAGCCTTGGCCTTGGCCTTACCCTTCTTTTCTgcttatgtttctcttcttctttcacaAAATCCTTGGCAGCAGACACCATAGCTGCAAACCAAAACATCACTGATGGGGAGACCATTGTATCAAGTGGTGGAAACTATGGAATGGGGTTTTTCAGCCCTGGAAATTCCACACAACGATACTTGGGAATATGGCACAACAGGATATCTAAAGGAACAGTTGTTTGGGTTGCCAACAGAGAAAAACCAATCACTGATAAATCCGGAGTTTTCAAGGTCGATGAAAGGGGAATCCTCATGCTTTACAATCAGAACAGCAGTGTTATTTGGTCTTCCAGCATATCGAGGCAAGCTCGAAACCCTGTTGCGCAGCTTCTGGAAACAGGAAATCTTGCTGTCAGAAATCTAGATGATCCAAGCCCGGAAAACTTCTTGTGGCAAAGTTTCCACCATCCGGGGAACACATTTCTACCAGGAATGAAAGTTGGACGTATAGCTTCAGGCTTGGATGTGATCATATCGTCGTGGAAGAGCACAGATGATCCTTCTCCAG GTATCATGAATCGGCTTACTTGGATTGATCGAACTAATAGTTGGATTGTGTACGCGAGCGCACCCGCGGACAACTGcgataattataatttatgtggTGCTTATGGAAGGTGTAACATTGGCACTTCTCCTGCATGCAGTTGTTTGGACAGATTCATGCCGGGAAACCAAGAACTGTGGCAAAGTGCAGATTGGTCTGGTGGATGTGTTCGAAGGATGCCATTGGATTGCAAGAATGGAGATGGATTCATCAAGTATTCCAACGTTAAAGTGCCTCAAGCGAATAATTGGATGGTTAATATAAGCATGACGACGGAAGAATGCAGGACGGAATGCTTGAAGAACTGTTCTTGCATGGCTTATGCCAATTCAGATGTAATAGCAAAAAGTGGATGCTTTCTCTGGTTTGATGAACACCTGATTGATATCAGACAGTATACAGATGATGGGCAGGATCTTTACATTAGGATGGCTTCCTCTGAAGCAG CTGCAGCAAATCAAGGTCAAGGGGGCTCCAAATGGAATAACAAAGTTGCTGTTATATTGGGCTCAGTATTGGCACCATTGCTCGTCCTATGCCTGGGCATATGTCTACTCATACGGAAGAAAAAGATGGAGCAAAACAGATATAATAGCAGTCGTGGTAGGTCAA GGAGGGAGCAGATTCCAGAAGATAACTTCACATTACCTTACCAGGATGAGGAGGATCTTGATCTACCACACTATGACTTGAATACATTAGCTATTGCTACCAATGGCTTCTCATTCAGCAATTTGCTTGGGGAGGGTGGATTTGGACCGGTTTATAAG GGTGTGTTTAACGATGGCCAAGAAGTAGCTGTGAAGAGGCTTTCCAAGGAATCCAGACAAGGGCTTGATGAGTTCATGAATGAAGTTAAATGCATTGCACAACTTCAGCACCGAAACCTTGTAAAGCTGCTAGGATATTGCGTTCAACTAGATGAGAAGATTTTGATTTATGAATACATGCCCAAGAAAAGCCTAGACTTCTACATAAATG ATAAAAAGCAAAGCAAGGCCCTGGATTGGACTAAGAGGTTTCATATCATCAATGGCATATCAAGAGGACTTctttatcttcatcaagactCCAGACTAAGAATCATTCATCGAGACCTTAAACCGAGCAACATTTTGCTAGATGAAGAGATGAATCCTAAAATCTCAGACTTTGGCATGGCTAGAAGTTTCGGAGGGAATGAAACAGGAGCAAATACAAAAAGAGTAGTTGGAACATA TGGTTATATGTCGCCGGAGTATGCCATTGACGGTCTATTCTCTATAAAATCCGATGTGTTTAGCTTTGGTGTTTTGGTGTTAGAGATTGTAAGCGGGAAAAGAAACAGGGGATTTCATCATCCAGGACATCAACTCAACCTTGTTGGTCAT GCATGGAAACTGTTCAAAGAGGGAAGAGCCTTGGAGCTGGTCGATGATTTGATAGTGGAAACCTGTAATCAAAATGAAGTGATGAGGTCAATCCATATTGGTCTATTATGCGTTCAACACTCCCCAGGAGAGAGGCCAAGTATGTCAACAGTGGTACTGATGCTGGGTGGTGAGGGGACACTGGCTCAACCAAACGAGCCAGGTTTTTACACAGAAAGAAAGTTGATTGATGCAAGTTCTTCATCAAGCAAGCAAGAATCTTGCTCTGTCAATGAAGTTACTGTCACATTAATTGATGGTAGATAA